In one Photobacterium swingsii genomic region, the following are encoded:
- the cutA gene encoding divalent-cation tolerance protein CutA, whose protein sequence is MTEQYCVVMTTFSDETVGKRIIDALIEQRLAACIQVQAIESYYHWKGEVNSDAEKQMMIKTKVSLYGAVEAEIVKLHDYETPEIIQLPIQHGLKGYLDWINEECQ, encoded by the coding sequence ATGACTGAGCAATACTGTGTTGTGATGACTACGTTCTCAGATGAAACAGTGGGTAAACGTATTATTGATGCTTTGATTGAGCAACGTTTAGCAGCCTGTATCCAAGTACAAGCCATCGAAAGCTACTATCACTGGAAAGGTGAAGTAAACAGCGATGCTGAAAAGCAAATGATGATAAAAACCAAGGTTTCTTTATACGGTGCAGTGGAAGCTGAAATTGTAAAGCTGCATGATTACGAAACGCCTGAGATTATTCAGTTACCTATTCAACACGGTTTGAAAGGTTACCTTGATTGGATCAATGAAGAGTGCCAATAG
- the pdhA gene encoding pyruvate dehydrogenase (acetyl-transferring) E1 component subunit alpha has product MNVQAMPMHRFIDHTGSLVAPLPAWLTHDMLVDYYRDMVLTRVYDNKAVALQRTGKLGTYPSHLGAEAIGIAIGRTLKQDDVFIPYYRDMPAMWARGIAMEKNLQYWGGDERGSDFQSESSPQHPSSRDLPFCVPIATQCTHAVGVAAALKIEGGHHAALVTCGDGATSKGDFLESINCAGSWNIPLVFVINNNQWAISVPREIQCGAAFLADKAKGAGIPGITVDGNDVVAMLDAVRTALEQAYKGKGATLIEAISYRLSDHTTADDASRYRSEDELHQAWQYEPISRLKHYLIQAGLWSEQHETQWLEQCRITVESAVERYLAITPQAPESAFDYLYESLTDDLHQQRDTIINKAMRMQGGKHG; this is encoded by the coding sequence ATGAATGTTCAAGCAATGCCGATGCATCGATTTATTGATCACACTGGCTCGCTAGTTGCTCCACTCCCTGCTTGGCTAACCCATGACATGTTAGTGGATTACTACCGTGATATGGTGCTTACCCGTGTATATGACAACAAAGCCGTTGCTCTCCAACGTACAGGCAAACTCGGTACTTACCCGTCACACCTAGGCGCAGAAGCCATAGGTATTGCCATTGGTCGCACGCTCAAACAAGACGATGTTTTTATCCCCTACTATCGTGATATGCCAGCTATGTGGGCACGCGGTATCGCCATGGAAAAAAACCTCCAATATTGGGGAGGTGACGAACGTGGCAGTGATTTTCAATCTGAATCCTCCCCGCAGCATCCTTCTTCTCGTGATTTACCATTTTGTGTCCCTATCGCAACGCAATGTACTCACGCTGTGGGTGTTGCCGCAGCACTTAAAATTGAAGGCGGGCACCATGCTGCATTAGTGACCTGCGGCGATGGCGCGACATCGAAAGGCGACTTTTTAGAGTCTATTAATTGCGCTGGTAGTTGGAATATCCCGCTGGTTTTTGTCATCAATAACAACCAATGGGCCATTTCAGTCCCACGAGAAATCCAGTGTGGTGCAGCATTTCTTGCCGACAAAGCAAAAGGCGCAGGGATCCCTGGGATCACAGTCGATGGCAACGATGTGGTTGCCATGCTTGATGCCGTACGTACAGCGCTTGAGCAGGCCTACAAAGGAAAAGGGGCCACGCTAATAGAAGCAATTAGCTATCGATTAAGTGACCACACCACAGCTGATGATGCCAGCCGCTACCGCAGTGAAGATGAGCTGCATCAAGCATGGCAATATGAGCCAATCAGTCGCCTTAAACACTACCTCATACAGGCTGGTTTATGGAGCGAACAACACGAAACCCAATGGCTTGAGCAGTGCCGTATAACGGTAGAATCGGCAGTAGAGCGTTACCTCGCTATCACCCCTCAAGCCCCCGAATCTGCCTTTGATTATTTGTACGAATCACTCACAGACGATCTCCACCAGCAACGAGATACCATCATCAACAAAGCAATGCGTATGCAAGGAGGGAAACATGGCTGA
- a CDS encoding electron transfer flavoprotein subunit alpha/FixB family protein: MKTLIIAEHNGQSLATDTLKTLSAAFSLAQPIDILVAGENVEAVCAQAQRVQGIHSVLVADSSCYQYGIAENISALVHDLVNEQAEQALVGSSPMEQSKNTGMYSHVLAAATTFGKNILPRIAALLDVGMLSDVIDIESKDTVIRPIYAGNALARVRSNDRIKVISVRASAFDVAEQRTDPQGAVSVTPLAITHQSPFVEFVSQQAVASARPELPAARVVVSGGRGLGSKENFAMVEQLADKLDAAIGASRAAVDAGYVSNDLQVGQTGKIVAPDLYIAIGISGAIQHLAGMKDSKVIVAINNDPDAAIFEVADYGLVGDLFEILPDLIAKLD, translated from the coding sequence ATGAAAACGTTAATTATTGCAGAGCATAACGGTCAATCATTGGCGACTGATACACTTAAAACGCTAAGTGCTGCTTTCAGTTTAGCTCAGCCGATAGATATTTTAGTGGCTGGTGAAAATGTCGAGGCTGTTTGTGCACAAGCACAGAGAGTACAAGGAATACACTCAGTGTTGGTGGCTGACTCTTCTTGTTATCAATACGGTATCGCTGAAAATATCTCAGCGCTAGTCCATGATCTTGTTAATGAGCAAGCTGAGCAGGCATTGGTGGGGAGCTCGCCAATGGAGCAAAGTAAAAATACTGGCATGTATAGCCATGTTTTGGCCGCGGCCACTACCTTTGGTAAAAACATCTTGCCAAGGATCGCTGCATTGCTGGATGTGGGTATGCTGTCTGATGTCATTGATATTGAGTCGAAAGACACGGTTATTCGCCCGATTTATGCGGGCAATGCACTAGCACGGGTTCGCTCTAACGATAGGATTAAAGTGATATCGGTGCGGGCATCGGCGTTTGATGTTGCAGAGCAACGCACTGATCCGCAGGGAGCGGTTTCCGTGACGCCATTAGCAATAACTCACCAGTCTCCATTCGTTGAGTTTGTTTCGCAACAAGCGGTTGCGAGTGCCAGACCGGAATTGCCTGCGGCTCGTGTTGTGGTATCAGGAGGACGAGGGCTCGGCAGTAAAGAAAATTTTGCGATGGTAGAACAACTTGCTGATAAATTGGATGCGGCGATAGGAGCATCACGGGCCGCGGTAGATGCTGGCTATGTGTCTAATGATTTGCAAGTGGGGCAAACGGGGAAGATAGTTGCACCTGATTTGTATATCGCGATAGGGATTTCTGGAGCAATTCAGCATTTAGCGGGGATGAAAGATTCTAAGGTGATCGTTGCGATTAATAATGACCCTGATGCGGCAATTTTTGAGGTTGCAGATTATGGCTTGGTTGGGGATCTGTTCGAGATTTTACCTGATTTAATAGCAAAGCTTGACTAA
- a CDS encoding MOSC domain-containing protein has protein sequence MEVLAIAKREKSRAPMEEMTQALITTEQGVVGDFRGKPGKRQLTVLSAESWQDACNDVNTDLPWTVRRSNILVSGMRFSEANVGDVIQIGEVKLEITRETDPCPRMDEQHQGLTQALMPDWRGGVCCRVVADGEVKVGDEAVLLSAGGVI, from the coding sequence ATGGAAGTTCTAGCGATTGCTAAACGTGAAAAATCTCGTGCGCCAATGGAAGAGATGACACAAGCTTTAATCACGACAGAGCAAGGTGTTGTTGGTGATTTTCGTGGTAAACCGGGAAAGCGTCAGTTAACGGTGTTGAGTGCTGAGTCATGGCAAGATGCTTGTAATGACGTTAATACCGATCTGCCTTGGACGGTGCGACGCTCGAACATCTTAGTTAGTGGTATGCGTTTTAGCGAAGCGAATGTGGGTGATGTGATTCAAATTGGCGAGGTGAAATTAGAAATTACTCGCGAAACCGATCCATGCCCGCGAATGGATGAACAGCATCAAGGGTTAACTCAAGCACTGATGCCTGATTGGCGTGGAGGTGTATGTTGCCGCGTGGTTGCTGATGGTGAAGTGAAGGTGGGTGACGAGGCTGTATTGTTATCTGCTGGTGGTGTTATTTAG
- a CDS encoding electron transfer flavoprotein-ubiquinone oxidoreductase produces the protein MERECMEFDVVIIGAGPAGLAAACQLMLMAKQQNTPPPSVCVLEKGTEVGAHILSGAVFETRALDELFPDWEHTDAPIVSQVTGNHLYWLTNANNHLVVPEHLAPDCMNNNGNYVISLGLLCRWLAKQAEQLGVEIFPGFAASDICYDNNNAVTGVITSDMGRDKQGQEKSTFEAGIELKAKYTIFAEGSRGHLGKQLIAHYHLDNNKSPQHYALGLKELWKIPAEQHHEGLVIHGMGFPLSESDTTGGSFLYHFEGNHSEEKYVAVGLIVDLNYHNPYLSPFDEFQRMKHHPVFAQYLHCGERISYGARAITKGGLSSLPRQQFHGGLLIGCDAGTLNFGKIKGSHTAMKSGMLAAQAIHDELTAGFAHTVPGYERLFHDSWLYQELYQSRNVGANIHKYGQLFGGMLTSIEQNWLKDRATWTLHDNLPDHLSLKPLAKCKPITYPKPDGMLSFDKPSSLYLSGTQHEENQPCHLLLTDPMLPITSHLAENGEPSQYYCPAGVYEIIGDTGQERLVINAANCLHCKTCDIKDPSQNITWRPPEGGGGPNYPNM, from the coding sequence ATGGAACGAGAATGTATGGAGTTCGATGTGGTGATTATCGGTGCTGGCCCAGCAGGGTTAGCAGCGGCTTGCCAGTTAATGTTAATGGCAAAACAACAAAATACACCGCCACCCAGTGTCTGTGTACTTGAAAAAGGCACTGAAGTTGGCGCCCACATTCTGTCTGGCGCGGTATTCGAAACCCGTGCTCTTGATGAGCTTTTTCCTGATTGGGAACACACAGATGCGCCGATTGTTTCTCAAGTTACGGGCAATCACCTTTATTGGCTAACCAATGCCAATAATCACCTCGTTGTACCTGAGCACCTCGCGCCTGACTGCATGAATAACAATGGCAATTATGTCATCAGCTTAGGGTTATTGTGTCGTTGGTTGGCCAAGCAAGCAGAGCAACTCGGAGTGGAAATATTTCCGGGCTTTGCTGCTTCTGATATTTGTTATGACAACAATAATGCAGTCACTGGCGTCATAACCTCAGATATGGGACGAGATAAGCAAGGTCAAGAAAAATCCACTTTTGAAGCGGGCATTGAATTAAAAGCTAAATACACCATTTTTGCAGAAGGCAGTCGCGGACACTTAGGTAAACAGCTTATTGCGCATTACCATTTAGATAATAACAAATCCCCCCAGCACTATGCGCTGGGCCTCAAAGAATTATGGAAAATCCCAGCAGAACAACATCACGAAGGCTTGGTGATCCATGGGATGGGCTTTCCTCTCAGTGAATCAGATACAACGGGAGGGAGTTTTCTTTATCACTTTGAAGGCAATCATTCGGAAGAGAAGTATGTCGCCGTTGGGTTAATTGTCGATTTAAATTACCACAACCCGTACCTAAGCCCCTTCGATGAATTTCAACGAATGAAACACCACCCTGTCTTTGCCCAATATTTACACTGTGGTGAGCGCATCAGCTATGGCGCGAGGGCAATAACGAAAGGCGGTTTATCTTCACTACCTCGCCAGCAATTTCATGGTGGCTTATTGATTGGGTGTGATGCTGGCACATTAAACTTTGGCAAAATTAAAGGCAGCCATACCGCCATGAAATCTGGCATGCTCGCCGCACAAGCAATACATGATGAACTCACAGCAGGCTTTGCCCACACTGTACCTGGGTATGAACGGTTATTTCATGATTCTTGGTTGTACCAAGAGCTTTACCAGTCACGTAATGTAGGGGCTAACATCCATAAGTACGGCCAGTTATTCGGAGGCATGCTCACCAGTATTGAACAAAACTGGTTAAAAGATCGTGCTACATGGACGCTACACGACAACTTGCCTGATCATTTAAGCTTAAAACCACTCGCTAAATGTAAACCTATCACTTACCCAAAACCAGATGGTATGTTGAGCTTCGATAAGCCTTCGTCATTATACCTCTCTGGCACTCAGCATGAAGAAAACCAACCTTGCCATCTTCTATTAACGGATCCTATGCTACCCATTACATCGCATTTAGCTGAAAACGGAGAGCCTAGCCAATATTACTGCCCTGCTGGCGTATATGAAATTATTGGGGATACAGGCCAAGAACGCTTGGTAATCAACGCCGCCAATTGCCTGCACTGTAAAACCTGTGACATCAAAGATCCTTCCCAAAACATTACTTGGCGACCACCTGAAGGCGGTGGCGGACCGAATTACCCCAATATGTAA
- a CDS encoding dihydrolipoamide acetyltransferase family protein translates to MKAFTLPDLGEGLAESEIITWHVDIGDVVTLDQVILTVETAKATVDVPAPYSGTITSRHGNEGDIINIGSLLVEIDEHANVTTTHAVTNTASSETAQSPTSSRSQASSKNDKPNSPAVTKDAATVVGNVSQASHNINIDEYWVGSEKSHDEKVVITALPSARVLAQKLGIDLHHIQGSGPDGVILDCDIHQASDQQRPGTEMLRGARRSMAASMAKAHQQIAAVTITEEAILSTWATNEDITTRLVQAIVVACKKEPALNAWFDPDTMTRCVHSMVNIGVAVDSQYGLYVPVIRHADEFHAEDIREWINDTVAGIKARKIGREQLQHGTITLTNFGAIAGIYATPVVSPPQVAIVGAGRIIKKLIMDNGKPKEVNALPLSMTFDHRACTGGEAARFMKALVSALES, encoded by the coding sequence ATGAAAGCATTTACATTGCCCGATTTAGGTGAAGGGCTCGCTGAATCAGAAATCATAACCTGGCACGTTGATATCGGTGACGTTGTCACGCTCGATCAAGTTATTCTTACCGTTGAAACAGCAAAAGCTACCGTCGATGTACCAGCCCCTTACAGTGGAACGATTACCAGCAGACACGGCAATGAAGGTGACATCATTAATATTGGTAGCCTACTGGTTGAAATTGACGAACATGCCAACGTAACGACAACGCACGCTGTGACTAATACGGCATCGAGTGAAACAGCACAGTCACCCACAAGCAGTAGATCGCAGGCTTCCTCAAAAAATGATAAGCCAAACTCACCAGCAGTGACTAAGGATGCCGCCACCGTTGTCGGTAATGTGTCTCAAGCAAGCCATAACATCAATATTGATGAATATTGGGTAGGAAGCGAAAAATCACACGATGAAAAAGTGGTGATCACCGCCCTGCCATCTGCGCGCGTTTTGGCCCAAAAACTCGGTATTGATTTGCACCATATTCAAGGATCTGGCCCCGATGGAGTGATCCTCGACTGTGATATACATCAGGCTAGCGATCAGCAACGACCTGGTACTGAAATGCTTCGAGGGGCACGCCGTAGTATGGCCGCCAGTATGGCTAAAGCGCACCAACAAATCGCTGCCGTTACCATCACAGAAGAAGCCATATTAAGCACATGGGCAACCAATGAAGACATTACAACCCGCTTAGTGCAAGCCATCGTCGTCGCCTGTAAAAAGGAACCTGCACTCAATGCGTGGTTTGATCCAGACACCATGACCCGCTGCGTTCACAGCATGGTAAACATTGGGGTGGCAGTAGATAGCCAATATGGCCTGTACGTTCCTGTGATACGTCATGCTGATGAGTTTCATGCCGAAGACATTCGAGAATGGATAAATGATACTGTAGCAGGTATAAAAGCACGTAAAATTGGTCGAGAGCAGCTGCAACACGGCACCATTACACTGACCAACTTTGGCGCAATTGCCGGTATTTATGCCACCCCTGTTGTCTCGCCACCACAGGTTGCCATTGTTGGCGCTGGCCGAATTATCAAAAAACTCATCATGGATAACGGAAAGCCTAAAGAAGTGAATGCCTTACCACTCTCAATGACATTTGATCATCGTGCCTGTACAGGCGGTGAAGCCGCTCGATTTATGAAGGCTTTGGTCAGTGCACTAGAAAGCTAG
- a CDS encoding electron transfer flavoprotein subunit beta/FixA family protein: protein MKVLIAIKRVIDPYVKIRVKTDGSGVEDNNVKMAMNPFCEIAIEEAIRLKEADIASEVVVVSIGDCASQEQLRNALALGADRAIHVATAEVLEPLAVAKVLNVIVQKEQPALTLLGKQSIDTDNNQVAQMLSALTGYPQGTFASELTVNTQAVTVTREVDGGLETLSLQLPAIISTDLRLNEPRYASLPNIMKAKKKPLAVLAIEDLIQENSGIDIAPRQDILTIMVPPTRQSGIRVESVTELVSKLRNEAKVIE from the coding sequence GTGAAAGTTCTGATTGCGATTAAACGTGTGATCGACCCTTATGTGAAAATTAGGGTTAAAACTGATGGCAGTGGCGTTGAAGATAACAACGTCAAAATGGCGATGAATCCATTCTGTGAGATAGCAATAGAAGAAGCGATTAGGCTCAAGGAAGCGGATATAGCGTCTGAAGTTGTTGTGGTTTCAATCGGTGACTGTGCCAGCCAAGAGCAGCTTCGAAATGCATTAGCATTAGGGGCTGATCGTGCTATTCATGTTGCTACAGCTGAAGTGTTAGAGCCATTAGCCGTAGCCAAGGTACTCAATGTTATTGTCCAAAAAGAACAGCCAGCCCTGACTCTATTGGGCAAGCAATCTATCGATACCGATAATAATCAAGTGGCTCAAATGCTGTCGGCGCTTACTGGCTACCCGCAAGGCACGTTTGCCTCTGAACTTACCGTTAATACCCAAGCAGTTACCGTTACCCGAGAAGTGGATGGTGGCCTGGAAACGCTATCTTTGCAGTTACCCGCGATTATCAGTACCGATTTGCGACTCAACGAGCCGCGTTACGCATCTTTGCCCAATATTATGAAGGCAAAAAAGAAGCCGTTAGCGGTGCTTGCTATTGAAGACTTAATACAGGAAAACTCTGGGATCGATATCGCGCCAAGGCAGGACATTCTGACCATTATGGTACCGCCCACACGCCAGTCGGGCATCCGTGTTGAATCAGTGACAGAGCTGGTTTCTAAATTGCGTAATGAGGCGAAGGTGATTGAATGA
- a CDS encoding alpha-ketoacid dehydrogenase subunit beta: MAEITLLEAVNLALHHEMASDPKVIVLGEDVGDNGGVFRATVGLKDKFGCKRVIDSPLAEALIGGVTVGMASQGLRPVAEFQFQGFVFPALEHLMCHAARLRNRTRGRLTCPAVFRAPFGGGIHAPEHHSESVEALFAHTPGFKVVIPSSPQRAYGLLLAAIRSNDPVMFFEPKRIYRTVKSNVEDNGHALPLDTCFTLRKGRDITLVTWGACVVESLQAADQLSKQGIEAEVIDLASIQPLDMRTIFASLEKTGRLLIVHEACKTGGVGGEIIARTAEHAMCLLKAPPKRVTGMDTVMPYYRNEDYFMIQEADIITAARELVEGWK; encoded by the coding sequence ATGGCTGAGATAACATTACTGGAAGCCGTTAACCTTGCCTTACATCATGAAATGGCCAGTGACCCTAAGGTCATTGTATTGGGTGAAGACGTAGGCGATAACGGTGGCGTTTTCCGCGCAACGGTTGGACTTAAAGACAAATTTGGCTGTAAGCGTGTGATTGACTCCCCCCTTGCTGAAGCCTTAATTGGTGGTGTTACCGTAGGTATGGCAAGTCAAGGGTTACGCCCCGTAGCGGAGTTTCAATTCCAAGGTTTTGTTTTTCCTGCGTTAGAACACCTAATGTGCCATGCAGCCCGTCTTCGCAATCGAACCCGTGGGCGTTTGACTTGCCCTGCAGTCTTTCGTGCCCCATTTGGTGGCGGTATTCATGCACCAGAACACCACTCTGAAAGTGTCGAAGCACTGTTTGCTCATACGCCCGGCTTTAAGGTCGTGATCCCATCTTCACCACAACGCGCTTATGGTTTACTGCTTGCCGCTATTCGTAGCAACGATCCTGTAATGTTTTTTGAACCTAAACGTATCTATCGAACAGTAAAATCTAATGTTGAAGATAATGGCCATGCGCTCCCCCTCGACACCTGCTTCACCTTGCGTAAAGGGCGCGATATTACCTTAGTGACTTGGGGAGCATGTGTGGTTGAATCCTTGCAAGCTGCCGATCAATTGTCTAAGCAAGGGATCGAAGCTGAGGTGATCGATTTAGCTTCTATTCAGCCGCTTGATATGCGTACCATCTTTGCGTCTCTTGAAAAAACAGGTCGATTATTAATCGTACATGAAGCCTGCAAAACAGGTGGTGTCGGCGGCGAAATTATCGCCCGTACCGCTGAGCACGCGATGTGTTTATTAAAAGCACCGCCCAAGCGTGTTACAGGAATGGATACTGTAATGCCTTATTACCGCAACGAAGACTATTTCATGATTCAAGAAGCAGACATTATTACTGCTGCTAGGGAATTAGTGGAGGGTTGGAAATGA